The following are encoded together in the Lactuca sativa cultivar Salinas chromosome 1, Lsat_Salinas_v11, whole genome shotgun sequence genome:
- the LOC111899390 gene encoding fructokinase-2 produces MAANNGVAKEGGLIVSFGEMLIDFVPTVSGVSLAEAPGFLKAPGGAPANVAIAVSRLGGKSAFVGKLGDDEFGHMLAGILKENGVSGEGINFDKGARTALAFVTLKADGDREFMFYRNPSADMLLTPDELNLELIRSAKVFHYGSISLIVEPCRSAHLKAMEVAKDAGALLSYDPNLRLPLWPSPEEAREQIMSIWDKAEVIKVSDNELEFLTGNNKIDDECAMSLWHPNLKLLLVTLGDKGCNYYTKHFHGTIGAFAVKAVDTTGAGDSFVGALLTKLVDDHSVLEDEGKLRELLRFSCACGAITTTKKGAIPALPSVSEVHTFLDASHN; encoded by the exons ATGGCAGCCAACAATGGAGTCGCTAAGGAGGGAGGATTGATCGTCAGCTTCGGCGAGATGCTGATCGACTTTGTACCGACAGTTTCCGGCGTATCGCTGGCGGAGGCGCCGGGATTTTTGAAGGCACCAGGTGGTGCTCCGGCAAACGTCGCGATCGCGGTGTCACGGCTCGGCGGAAAGTCGGCTTTCGTCGGTAAGTTAGGAGACGATGAGTTCGGACACATGCTCGCCGGGATCTTGAAGGAGAACGGCGTCTCCGGCGAAGGAATCAACTTCGATAAAGGAGCACGTACTGCTCTCGCATTTGTTACACTAAAAGCCGACGGCGATCGCGAGTTCATGTTCTACCGAAACCCTAGCGCCGACATGTTATTGACTCCCGATGAACTCAACCTTGAGCTCATTAGATCT gCGAAGGTTTTCCACTACGGGTCAATAAGTTTGATAGTGGAGCCATGCAGATCAGCGCATCTGAAAGCAATGGAGGTGGCGAAAGACGCAGGGGCACTTTTGTCATATGACCCAAATCTCCGGCTGCCACTGTGGCCATCGCCGGAGGAGGCGCGTGAGCAAATCATGAGCATTTGGGATAAGGCGGAAGTCATTAAAGTCAGTGATAATGAACTTGAATTTCTCACTGGAAATAACAAAATTGATGATGAATGTGCTATGTCTTTATGGCACCCTAATTTGAAGCTTTTATTGGTCACTCTTGGTGACAAAGGTTGCAATTACTACACCAAG CATTTTCATGGAACAATTGGTGCGTTCGCTGTTAAAGCCGTTGACACAACGGGTGCGGGTGACTCCTTTGTTGGCGCACTTTTGACTAAGCTTGTTGATGATCATTCCGTGCTAGAG GATGAAGGAAAGTTAAGAGAGTTGTTGAGATTTTCGTGTGCTTGCGGAGCTATCACCACCACCAAAAAGGGGGCGATTCCGGCCCTTCCTTCTGTATCGGAAGTTCATACCTTTTTGGATGCTTCTCACAATTAG
- the LOC111899389 gene encoding uncharacterized protein LOC111899389 has product MEVDISEVLRVLDFSLSRTNWRLRASSKRRLETDILALCTGMRPVIMIDYGGKMPELRERLCSFLKLNKEESSIFENLRVMVIEDMIYLIHVKAIADFMKSTINKEVNLHFVDLEHDPPKMIPEVETSSIGAQFISLQKLFSSFFSTDVITNNDVSDFIDLTHFMQDTLITLPTLNGWLLGYPVVYIFGKDHIEDAVYNLSTKSLHLFNIFVQRNSSSSKKPSEEELMSFSVPYDLSIDGDNEVWAEVFLVGMRAKWEECKNVWGSLRMEVSATYPQAIAL; this is encoded by the exons ATGGAGGTAGATATATCAGAGGTCTTAAGGGTACTCGATTTTTCACTTTCTCGAACTAACTGGCGTCTCAGAGCTTCATCAAAACGTCGTCTTGAGACAG ATATCCTGGCATTATGCACTGGAATGAGACCAGTAATAATGATAGACTATGGTGGAAAGATGCCTGAATTGAGAGAAAGACTATGTTCATTTCTAAAGCTTAACAAAGAG GAGTCTTCTATCTTTGAAAACTTGAGAGTCATGGTTATTGAAGATATGATATATCTAATACATGTCAAAGCGATTGCAGATTTTATGAAATCAACAATAAACAAAGAAGTCAACCTGCATTTTGTTGACCTTGAACATGATCCACCAAag ATGATACCTGAGGTTGAAACGAGTTCTATAGGAGCACAATTCATATCACTTCAGAAGCTGTTTTCATCATTCTTTTCTACTGATGTAATAACAAATAATGATGTTTCTGACTTCATTGATCTCACTCATTTTATGCAAGATACTCTCATCACTTTGCCAACTCTAAATGG GTGGCTTCTTGGTTACCCAGTGGTGTATATTTTTGGGAAGGATCATATAGAAGATGCTGTATATAATCTTTCCACCAAATCACTACATCTTTTTAACATTTTTGTCCAAAG GAACAGTAGCTCCAGTAAAAAACCTTCAGAAGAAGAATTAATGAG TTTTTCTGTACCTTATGATCTGAGCATAGATGGGGATAATGAAGTGTGGGCAGAGGTGTTCCTTGTAGGCATGAGGGCAAAATGGGAAGAATGTAAAAATGTTTGGGGGTCATTGAGAATGGAAGTTAGTGCTACTTATCCACAAGCAATTGCATTGTAA